The Denticeps clupeoides chromosome 1, fDenClu1.1, whole genome shotgun sequence genome segment TATAGATGAAAGCAGAGTATCGATGTGGAATTTTAACGCCGAGCCGTTCTGACATGCCATGATGAACAATCTGCTATTCAGCAGCATTTATGGCCAGAATTGTTCCGCTTTTTGTTGAATGGCTTCTCGGTGTGTGTTGGCGACTTTTTGAATCCCAGTGCTGCGTGTTCCGTATTTCTCGTCGTTTTATTTAAGGTGTGATAAGGCAGTGCCCCCTTTTCCAGATTAACTGTGGGCGACCATGAACCTCGGCGTGCCGGACCAGGGAGAGGGCTGCCCGGAGGAGGACAAGGCTGAGCTCTTGATCCCCTGCTTCCGCCGGAGCGCGTACGAGGAGCCGCTGGGGCCGTATCCCAACGGCTCCGTCATATCCCATCTGCTGCGCAAGACCATCCACAGCAAGAGGGCCCTGGACAGCGGCCTGTTCTACGCCGACGACCAGGCGAGCGTCTCCTCCAAGGACAGCGCGGGGGACACCGTCTCCCCTGGACATCAGACCTCCGGCGGGCCCCTGAGCACCCACGTCCAGGCCAAACGGGCCCGAGTGGAGAACATCATCCGGGGCATGGCCGGGTATGGGGACGGGGAGGGGGACGCCGGGGACACCCACAAGGAGAACAAGCGCAAGCAGAAGCCCCCGCATCACCAGGAGAGCGGCCCCGGATGCTCCACCAGCAAGGACGAGGAGTGCCACAAGCTGAAAGAGCAGCTGCGGAACATGGAGCGtcttctgcagcagctgcagaggaAGTTCCTTCAGGTGTACGAGCAGGACGACTCGGAGCACGAAGACGGGAGCCACGGGGACGAGGGCGGGGCCGCGGGCGGGGCCGGTCAGAAGGAGGGGAGGAACCTGCAGGAGACCCTGAAGTGCGAGCTCTCCAGAGCGGTGAGTGAAAGTGTGGACCACGTCTTCAGGAAGCTGACCCAGTCGCCGCCACCGCCTCGTTTCTGCCAGACCCCCGAGAGACgggcccccgccccgcccgggGCCCCGAAGCCGCCGGACGCCGAAGACGCCTTCAAGCCGAGGGCGGCGGAGTTCTACGAGAGCCCCGAGCACCAGACCGAGGCCCTGTCCCTGGTGGTCCGCAAGACCCCGCCCAGCCAGGCCGTGAAGAGACCCTACCCGCTCCACCAGTCCCCGCTCCCGTTCGGCTACGGCGCGCCGCTGCACGACGGCCAGATCCTGGAGCACCTCCTGAAATACGGCCCTCACGCCAGCCTCGCCGGCCTGCCGTACCTGCCGCCGGCCCCGGACCCCGACCTGCCCTGGGACAGCCTGGCCATGAGGCCCAAGGTCCGGCACGCGCGGCCGGACCCGCTGGGCCCGGTGACGATGGAGGGCCTGTGTCTCCCGCACGTGAAGATGGAGTGCGGAGACCTGCAGGCCATGGTGGAGAGGAGCTCCTACATGACGCTCAATATATCCTTTCCCCGAGCGCAGCTAGAACATTCCGGGTCCACATTTCCCGAATTCCcgcgtggttttttttttttacgtttcacCGTACGTTCCGTTTAAAAGAGAAGCAAGTCCAggttctctctcctccctcggTGAACAATGGCCTGTTGAGTGGAGTGCCGCGGTGAGCATTTCCACTAACACGGACTTCAAGGAGAATTTTCACTTTGATCTGGCTAACCCTAAAGAAATGATGGCGTCTTCTTTAATCTGGGCCCGGTAATGACTTTAAGTCcagaaaaagacaaataaaaagggAATACGGGGCTTTGATAAGAATTGTCGGGAACAAAAGGCAATtttcaaagagagagagagagagagggagagagagagagagaaagcaacaGTTTCTCTCCAGGAAATTCTCTCCTCTCGGACTTGAAAAGGGTCGGAGCGTCTCTCAGTACCTGCCGAGCTATCGCAGTGCGTCAGCGGGGTCACTCCCGTCTCATCCCGTCCCCCCGAcccgctttatttatttattcctttccAAATGTTTATATCGCAGCGATAATAATGACTATTTTAATCATGTCATTAGATGGTGTGTGGGCATTTGGGCACTTCAAGCCCTTTCTGGTGTGGGACGTCTTTTCCAGCCCAAGGGGATGAAAGTCAATCTCTCTCCTCTCGGGATGAAACTCCGGCGCTTATCAATCTTTAATTTCGCCGGTCCATTTCAAAGGGAAGCTCCTTCTCCGAGTGGACGGCGCGTGGGACAACGGGGCGTGGTTCGGCGTAAATCGAACTCCCTCTGCACTGGTGGCCAGTGTTTGGCCTCTAATTAAAATCCCTAGTGGCCGTGCCACCATTGAGAGCTTCATGACAAGTCGCTCGGCCGATCAGATGCTTATTCGATAAGAAAGGTTGAAAAATGGCCGCGGTTCTTGTCTGGTCCCCGTTTTCTGAGCCCTAACCTGAACACATCCAGGAAGGCCTGACGCCCAACCACCTGAAGAAGGCCAAGCTGATGTTCTTCTACACCCGCTACCCGAGCTCCAACGTGCTGAAGACCTTCTTCCCCGACGTGAAGGTAAAACAACTCCGTCACCCGGTCGGCATCCCgtgggggggacggggggacgggACGGCCGGAGGAGGCAGAGCGACGCGCGgaaacactttttctttttagggCGAAAGACACAGATTCACGCCGGTCAGCAAAAGGTGACAAAAGCAGCGCCGCCTCCATTCAGCGTTTGACCCCTCGGCACTGTGAGGCCGGCGAAGTGTCAAAAGGCAACAAAAGAGCcgaatgcacaaacacacacacacacacacacacacacacttctgctgGGCAAAGTGTAGCAGGTTTTCAACGTATTAAAAGTAACAATGTTTCAATATATGAACAAAATACTGACATTTGGACGTAAACGGGCAGATATTTTATTAGAATTCCATCGATCCGTTATTAGTATTAAAatggaggttttttttgtttttttttcgtatgAGCTCAAACTCGGTGACTAACGGTGACGGGGAGAGGCGTTCGCGTCCCTGACCCCCCGGGGCCGAGCCTCCTCCGGGCGGCGGCCAGAAAAAACCGGGCTAATCCCGGTGTCCAATTCCATTGGGATCACCCCGAGCCACTCAGAGGGAACTCTCCTCCTGTCCGTCTCAGCGGAAGACGGGCGGTCTCTCCTGTTGTTTTGGCCTCTTAACCCCCCCTTTCATCCTGTTTTGTGGGTGACGGGGCGCAGCGAGAGCGTGAAGGCCGGAGAATTTGCTGTTCTTGCCGAATTGCACAAAGAGAACCGAGCGAACGTGCTGAAAACGAACCGGTTTTTACTCTGTCACACAGTTCAACCGCTGCATCACGTCCCAGCTGATCAAGTGGTTCAGTAACTTCCGCGAGTTCTACTACATCCAGGTGGAGAAGTTCGCCCGCCAGGCCATTGTGGACGGCGTCAACGACACCAAGGACTTGTCCGTCGGCCGCGAGTCGGAGCTTTTCCGCGCGCTCAACATGCACTACAATAAAGCCAACGACTTCCAGGTACGTAGAGAAATGGCGTCGGATCAAACCGGGGccgccagacgcccttatccagagcgacttacagtcagtagttacagggacagtcccc includes the following:
- the prox2 gene encoding prospero homeobox protein 2, with translation MNLGVPDQGEGCPEEDKAELLIPCFRRSAYEEPLGPYPNGSVISHLLRKTIHSKRALDSGLFYADDQASVSSKDSAGDTVSPGHQTSGGPLSTHVQAKRARVENIIRGMAGYGDGEGDAGDTHKENKRKQKPPHHQESGPGCSTSKDEECHKLKEQLRNMERLLQQLQRKFLQVYEQDDSEHEDGSHGDEGGAAGGAGQKEGRNLQETLKCELSRAVSESVDHVFRKLTQSPPPPRFCQTPERRAPAPPGAPKPPDAEDAFKPRAAEFYESPEHQTEALSLVVRKTPPSQAVKRPYPLHQSPLPFGYGAPLHDGQILEHLLKYGPHASLAGLPYLPPAPDPDLPWDSLAMRPKVRHARPDPLGPVTMEGLCLPHVKMECGDLQAMVERSSYMTLNIQEGLTPNHLKKAKLMFFYTRYPSSNVLKTFFPDVKFNRCITSQLIKWFSNFREFYYIQVEKFARQAIVDGVNDTKDLSVGRESELFRALNMHYNKANDFQVPERFLEVAEITLQEFFSAISLAKDSDPSWKKAIYKVICKLDSDVPDEFKSSTCL